caactaacgaataatataaaagaatgaaggtctgattcttacaatctagctctatagagcagctttaaatacacaagaaataataatcaacctagcctaatacggcagttggaagagacataacttttgaaccgtggaaatagctgaagtctctgcataagcatcggcgagccggagcttgcagttccgatatcccaaacaggaaagttccatatatgactagccgtcacatacggtcgacaATAAATTAGCGTGAGAGGCAGCTCTGAAAGTTAGACAGGAGAACCGAATGGGAAGTGCTAGAGTTGGAATGAACGTGCCCTCGTTATGATAGATCAGAGTTGAGAGATAATGAAAAGTTATCTCGCATCAGAATCAGCATCGTGTCCTCTGTGGGCTGTTGAAGATTGGAGTAATTAAGACTCCCGAGTTCAGCGAGGCGATCCCGACCTTAGTCAAGGGTCCAATTTATGCAGCGTAGATCGTCTGATCATACCTTAGCTTGGCAGCCCTCTCGGTCTAGCCCGTCTGGCGCACTATTTCCTATTATCCATGGATGCATAAAGATCCTACGGCATTCGCTGACGGTATTGGACACAGCCTCGGGAACACCTGGGCAGGATTGTGGATGAAATCGTGGAATCGTGCCACTGGCCGCTGGTCACAGGCCAGCGAATGACCTTGCCCTTGGTTATCCGGCTGAAGAACTGGTCCGAAGCCGAGCACCGGATGGAACTGTGGCCTTGGTGTGAAAGAAATCGCCCAACTCGGCTTATATCATTCAGACCTCATTATCTGCTTGGCCAAACGACCCAAGAATCACCAACATAAGCattctgcagaaggagatATTGTGACAGGATCTAGACAGCGTCGATCATGTTGGCATGTGTTCAGTTGGTCGGAGTAAGAATGTTTTGGCGGAAGCTCGGCACTGACATCACCGCTTGCTTTACGTCAGAAAGGCACAACCTCAGGCTCAGCCCTGGCCTTGAAAAACAAGCCCGTCAGCTCTCAGGTCTTTTTTTTGATATTTCCGTCTGTTCCGGACTTTTACGGGCTATGATTCTTTGTTTGGAAGAGCCCAGTTATTCATTGAAACAATaacaacctccttctctccgGTTTTGCTACCGTCGAATTATCCTTATCGTTTTTGTCCTGTTCCAGCGCCTATCCACATGAACACCCGAATGCCTGAACTCTCTGAATAACCTCAACCCACCACATTACACTCACGCTCACCACGTCACCCCTTCATGGATTCAGAAGCGAATCCTTCTACAGCAGAAGCACCTGCTGCTCCTGAAGGCAGCACGTCAGAACCCCCACCGCTCCCATATTCCCTCCGAGACCGGAAAAAGTCGATTGCATTCTTCTGGTTCCTATTTGTCCTCGATTGCACCGCTCAGCCGCTCGGCTTATATTTTGGGCTTTGGTATGGCACGAACTTGTCGCATAATCTGGGTACGTTTATCGCGGAATGGCCTGACTTCGAAAGACATTGCAGCCGGCTAATATGGTCGCTCATTAGTCTTCACCATCGTCACCATTTCACTGGGCGGTATCTCAGTATTCGAGTACTTTTATCGGCTCTATAACCTCTTCCGCTCCGATTCTACAACCCGGCCGTTAAATGCTAGGAAGTCATGGGTAGGCGCATAGCAAGATCATTGAATAGGCTCGATGCTGACTTCAGTAGCTGGACTTTTTCCAGATCAATTTCACCATTGTGTGGTTGATATTAGCTGTTGAGCTTATCACGTACGTCGAAGACCCACGGTAGACAGAGTTTTGCTGACAATTCTCAGGGGAACGGTGCCAGAAGAGCCTTATGGTGAGGACCAGTCCCAATGAACATCTTTGAATAGATGCTGATAGCTGCTTAGTGCGCCTCGTCGCCATGGTCCTTCCGACAGTGATGTTCTATTTCGGTGCCGTCTACCTTTCACTGGATATCCTCCGCGCGTGCGGATTCAGAGCACCATTCCGAatttcctcaacacccaagGGGGCCGTTATGCCCACAGCCTTGTACGTTCTTATCGAAGATGTGGTTGCAgttgatggagctggaggtcaGATGTACCGATACGCCCTTCGGACGCGGTACCTTTCCAGCCCATATTTCCGCCGGATGCTCGTGCAGATGAATTTCTTCTGGGCGGGCGGTTCCATTATCTGGGCTGCTGCCATTACGGCGATGGTGTTTACAACACCCCAAGACGCCGCCTTCGTTGTATGTACTATACCCCACTTTGACTCAATATGTCTGCTAACAGGGCTTTCAATGCAGATCGGATGGTCAGTGCCATTTGTCTGGGCGGCCCTTTGGACCGTTATTACTATACCCTGGGTTCAAAGCGATCTCCGGCGCGAGAAAGAAGCGTGGCGCACCAACGGGGCCCAAGGAGGTGAGCCCTATGCCGACGATATCAACGCTCCAAGTGCTAGGACTCGCCTTGAGTCCCTTCATTTCCCTCGCTTCTTCCCGCAAAGACTAGTCCGAGAGAAACGGTCTGCACAGTCGATGTCGGAAACGCAATCGTGAACGATTGTCATTCGAGCATCCATGTGATAGTCCACACCACGTATTGGAACAAACCAGTTCCCCAGTGACGTTGTACGATTCATGATAACCGCGATAGATACCCCACGTCTTTCTATTCGTTCTTGTATTATTGCAACGCGTCCATATTTCCTTAAGATACCCCATCTCACCGATTCTCGTATCCCGACGGGGGAGCAAGTACAGCTTAAGCCTGGAGCAAGCTGTATAGGGGCTCATCGCAGTCTGCAAACTTTTTTTGATCTTTCTATTTGAATTTCTATTTGAAGCCAGATCTGGGCTTAGTTGGCGGTGAGATTCTGATTTGaatctgcagctgcagatacTTTCGGAGTTTTCCTTCCAGTCCCAGAACTTCCAGCTCAGCTCTTGTGTCGCAAAGTGTAGAATTCAGCAGGAAGCAAATTGTAGTTCTCTTAGATATCTCTTCCGTACCTTGACGCAATTATACTCATCCTGCCTTTGTATGCAGAATTCTTGGCTTCTCCGTCCTTGTCACATTGCTAGCCTCTTCATCGAGCCTATTGCACCAATTTATCTGCAGAAACTTTCTTCTCGGCGCCCACAATCTTGCACCCTGCAGCACTGGGGCAGCAGCTCAACCAGCTGCACACCCATCAGGTAACTAGGCTAAgccgcctcaacaacccAGACATCGCAGAACCTCTTGTTGACCTGTCCAACCCTGGGTGTTGCAGTACACTCCATGCCTGGGCCTGCTGCTTGTACTCGCATTTGTTACAGCTCTCCGCACCTTGCACGGGACTTCTGAGACCCGCGCAGGATTATATGTCAGTCGCggtgtggtggtggttgtgtCTACTCACACAGGTGCAGCCTTGGTTCGAGACTCGTCAGGGGGGAGTACTAAGCGCAAAATGAGCCCAGAATAGAGTTTATCGTGCCACGTCAGTGGCTAGACGGCTATTATATTGTTTAATGCGGTGGGCGCTAAGCAGTTCTTGTAGTGGTGCAACTGGTCTTACTGTATGCGCCAGGTGAGACGAGGGCATTGTGCCGCTGCATAACATAATTAGTCATGAAGTATAATTATGTCAGCACATATCTACCATATTAGGAAAAGTGCCTTGTCTCCCGCCGGCCTCAAACAGCCCTGATAGACCAACATTTCTCTTAACTACACATCATACATAATCATAGAACAGTATAGACAATGAGTACCCCTCCAGGCCCAAGCCATACTGCATTCACGGAATGGGCTGTGTTCAACGGCATTAAAATCAATGGCATCGCCCCAGCCCGCTTCCCAGGCCGTGGACTAGGCATGATTGCAACGCAGGCGATCCGAGTATGTTTTCCATCTAATACAGTTGCAATCTTCCGTTCTCTATGTAACGCCTTCATCCGAAATGAGTTCCTGTTAACTCAAATACCAGGAAAACGAGATCATGCTCTCCGTCCCCGCGAACCTAATGTTCACTAGAGACTCCATACCGGAGTCCTTTGTATCTTTATTCCCGGCAGATGCAACAAACCACGCTATTCTCGTGGGCTTTCTAGTGCATGGCGACTCCAAGTCTCAGCCAGGACTAGATGTTTGGAGGAGCGTATGGCCGAGTTGGGAGGATTTTGAGAAGAGCATGCCGATTTTCTGGCCGGGGTGGTTGCGGGCGTCCAGTTCAGACATGCAACCTCCAGCCCAAGACCGCAACGAGAACAGCCGTAACAACCCAGACTCGAAGTCAGGGCTCAagctggctcttcttccaccttccATCTCAGGTCTTCGGAACTCGATGTTAGACCCTTTGAATACGCCAGCTCCAAACTCACAAACGAACTCCGAACAGTCCTGCCCTTACGAAACGCGGTATCAAAACCTTCTACCACGGCAGGAAAAGCGATTATATGACACATACTACTCGATCCGGTCAGTCTTCCCAGAAACAGATTGGAAGGCTGTCGCGTATAATTGGGCCATCATCAACTCACGGAGCTTCTACTACGTCTCGCCAGGCAAGAACGAGCCGAGTGACTGGAACGATGCAATT
This sequence is a window from Aspergillus nidulans FGSC A4 chromosome IV. Protein-coding genes within it:
- a CDS encoding uncharacterized protein (transcript_id=CADANIAT00000092), with translation MDSEANPSTAEAPAAPEGSTSEPPPLPYSLRDRKKSIAFFWFLFVLDCTAQPLGLYFGLWYGTNLSHNLVFTIVTISLGGISVFEYFYRLYNLFRSDSTTRPLNARKSWINFTIVWLILAVELITGTVPEEPYVRLVAMVLPTVMFYFGAVYLSLDILRACGFRAPFRISSTPKGAVMPTALYVLIEDVVAVDGAGGQMYRYALRTRYLSSPYFRRMLVQMNFFWAGGSIIWAAAITAMVFTTPQDAAFVIGWSVPFVWAALWTVITIPWVQSDLRREKEAWRTNGAQGGEPYADDINAPSARTRLESLHFPRFFPQRLVREKRSAQSMSETQS
- a CDS encoding uncharacterized protein (transcript_id=CADANIAT00000093) — protein: MSTPPGPSHTAFTEWAVFNGIKINGIAPARFPGRGLGMIATQAIRENEIMLSVPANLMFTRDSIPESFVSLFPADATNHAILVGFLVHGDSKSQPGLDVWRSVWPSWEDFEKSMPIFWPGWLRASSSDMQPPAQDRNENSRNNPDSKSGLKLALLPPSISGLRNSMLDPLNTPAPNSQTNSEQSCPYETRYQNLLPRQEKRLYDTYYSIRSVFPETDWKAVAYNWAIINSRSFYYVSPGKNEPSDWNDAIGMVPFADYFNHRDDASCEVTFDRDSYIFRAEKGEEIYMSYGPHSNDFLLVEYGFYLDDNPSDRVYLDDIILPKLTRSEKKELAERECFGNYEITASGADRNSMAAASIKYMSRQKWREYVDGVSEQGFDASRTAGIIRDWIEAYLQECTTTIASLVELSKSEKEKDTVELILSRWKQIHRLCERAVESMAA